From the Leguminivora glycinivorella isolate SPB_JAAS2020 chromosome 15, LegGlyc_1.1, whole genome shotgun sequence genome, one window contains:
- the LOC125234173 gene encoding 60S ribosomal protein L17, with the protein MGRYSREPDNPAKSCKARGSNLRVHFKNTYETAMAIRKLPLRRAVRYLKNVTEKKECIPFRRFNGGVGRCAQAKQFGTTQGRWPKKSAEFLLQLLRNAESNADYKGLDVDRLVIDHIQVNRAPCLRRRTYRAHGRINPYMSSPCHIEVCLSEREAAVARAAPADDAPAKKKLSKKKLARQKEKMMRE; encoded by the exons ATGGGACGTTACTCTCGGGAGCCGGATAACCCAGCCAAGTCATGCAAGGCGCGTGGCTCAAACCTCCGTGTTCATTTCAAG AACACTTATGAAACGGCGATGGCGATCAGAAAGTTGCCTCTGCGCCGTGCTGTGCGTTACCTGAAGAACGTGACTGAGAAGAAGGAGTGCATTCCCTTCCGTCGCTTCAACGGCGGTGTGGGCCGCTGCGCGCAGGCGAAGCAGTTCGGCACCACTCAGGGCCGCTGGCCCAAGAAGTCTGCGGAGTTCTTGCTGCAGCTGCTCAGGAACGCCGAGTCCAACGCTGACTACAAAGGCCTAGATGTTGACAGGCTGGTTATTGATCACATTCAG GTGAACCGCGCGCCCTGCCTGCGCAGACGCACGTACCGCGCGCACGGTCGCATCAACCCCTACATGTCCTCGCCCTGCCACATTGAG GTGTGCCTGTCGGAGCGTGAGGCGGCAGTCGCGCGCGCCGCACCCGCCGACGACGCGCCCGCCAA